The genomic segment TGCAGGCCCAGGCAGCCGCCGATCCGAAGGCCGCGATCCTGCTGGCGGACCGCGTCAAGAGCCTCGAAAATCGCCAAAAGAACGCCCGCGGACAGATCGCCGGCCTCGAGCGCGGGGCCCTCCTGGCCAACAAGCGCGCCTTTGAGAAAGAGGCCCTGGCGGCGGCGGATGAAGCCGCCCGCGCCGCCTACGACGCCCTGACCGAAGGCGCCGAGAGCCACCGGCGCCACGGCTGGGAGCAGGAATTCCTGGTCACCGAGCTCCGCCGACGGGTACTGCCCCTGGCCCTCGCCCTCGACATCACGCGCGGATCGATCGAGGCTGCCAAGGCCGATGTCGACCGCGATCCGCGTTATCAGGAGCGCAATCGCGCCCGCCGGCTGGCCTTCCAGGAACGCAGCCAGAAGCGCCTCCATCAACCCACCGAGATCCTGATGATGGCCGATCTCCTGGGCCGGCTGCGGCAGCATGGCGCCGAGCTCACGATTCTCGAACGCTGGCTGCCGGCGGGTGCCTCGCCGCAGGCGGTGGCCGAAGAGCTCCTCGCCGGCTCGCAGATCTGGGATTCCACCAACCGCCGTGCCCTCTTCGAGACCCCGGTGGCGGAGCTGCGCCGGCAGAGCGCCGATGAGCCGCTCCTGGCCTTCACCTTCGACCTCGTGCAGGATCTCGAGAAGCTCGAGGCGGCGGCCGACGCCCGGGCCGGTGCCGCCTTGCGCTGGCGCCCCACCTGGCGGCGCTTTCTGGCTCGCCATCTCGGCCAGCCGATCGATCCCGATGCCAACGGCACGCTGCGGGTGAGCCTGGCCGAGATCAAGGGCTTCCGGCCCCGGGACGGGGTCTGGATGGAGCCCTTCACGCGCGTCAAGGGCATCGTCGAGAAACACACCGGTGTCGAGCCTTTCGGGGCCCCGCAGTCGATTCTGGACGCGGCCGCCGCGGCTCCCGAGAGCCGTTGGGCGTCGAAGAACCTGCGCGATGTGCCGGTCGGCTTCCTGGCCACCGGAGATACCACCGGCGGCAGCTCCGGCAGCCCCGTCCTCAATGGCCGGGGCGAGCTCGTCGGAGTGAACTTCGACCGCGTCTGGGAGAACGTCGCCAACGACTTCGGTTACAACCCGGAGATCGCGCGCAATGTCAGCGCCGACGTTCGCTACCTGCTGTGGAACCTCGAGATTCTCGACAGCGATCCGGCGCGGGCGCTGATCGAGGAGCTGGGGGTGGGCGAGGAGGCTCCGGAGGATCCCGCCCGGGCGGTGCTCGAAGCCTTCGGCGTTTCTCCCGGCAGCGGTCCTTGATGGGCTAGCCTTCGAGGCCCGCTGCCGTGACCGGTTGCCCGCACCGGCACCGGCTTCCTTGTTGAAGGCAAGCGCGAGCCCTCGGCAGGGATCTCTGGGCCGGGCTCCGGCGGCGCCCGCCATCGGGCGATGCCACCGCATCGCCATATTGCGCCTCGCTTCTCCCCGCGGAAGGCGTAGAATCGCTCCGATGCTCGACACCCTTCAGGCGCCCAAGAGCCTGCCCCACAGCGAGGAGTCGGAACGCGCCGTGCTCGCCGCGGTGCTCATCGACCCGCGCATACTGCCGACCATCTCCGGTCGTCTGCGCTCCGAAGACTTCTATTACGAGCGCAATCAGGTGATCTACCAGGCGATGGTGGATCTTCAGAACGAGGGCGTCGACGTCGACCAGCGCACCCTCCAGGCGACGCTCGAGCAGCGCGCCGAGTTCGAGCGCGTCGGCGGGGTGGCCTACCTCGCCAGCCTCGACCTCGACCTGCCGGACCTCGGCCGCATCGAGACCTACGTCGAGATCGTCAAGGAGCGTTCCGTTCGCCGCCGCCTGATCGAAGCCTCGGGCGAGATCATTCGCGATTGCCTGGACGGCGGCCTGGTGGCCCAGGAAGCCCTCGGCAAGGCGGAGCAGGCGGTCCTCGGCCTCGGCGAGGAGGCGATCCAGAAGGGCTTCGCCAGCATCGGCGAGATCTTCCACCAGACCCTCGAGGACCTCGAAGAGCGACCCGGCGCGACCCTCATCGGCGTGCCCACCGGCTTCACCAAGCTCGACGAGATCACCCACGGCCTGAATCGCGGCAACCTGATCATCATCGCCGGCCGGCCGGGCATGGGAAAGACCAGCTTCGCCCTCAACATTGCGCAGAACGTCGCGCTGCGAGAAAAGCGCGGTGTCGCCGTCTTCAGCCTCGAGATGTCGCAGCAGGAGCTCGCCCTGCGCGTCCTCTGCTCCGAGGCGGACGTGCCGTTCTTCAAGATCCGCACCGGCCACCTGTCACAGAACGAGTGGGGCCGCATCATCCAAACCGTGCGCAAGACCACGGCGGCGCCTCTTTACATCGACGATTCCCCCAATCCCAGCCTGCTCGAGATCGCCTCCAAGTCTCGCCGGCTGAAGGCCGAGAAGGGCCTCGACCTGGTGATCCTGGACTACCTCCAGCTGATGCAGGCGGGGGGCAAGTACGAGAACCGGAACCTCGAGATCGCGGCCATCAGCCGGGGCATGAAGCAGCTCGCCAAGGAGCTCGACATCCCGGTCATCGCCCTCTCCCAGCTCTCCCGCCAGCCGGAGCGGCGCGGCGGCGATCACCGTCCCCAGCTCGCCGACCTGCGCGAGAGCGGATCGATCGAGCAGGACGCCGACATCGTGGCCTTCGTCTACCGGGACGAGATCTACAATCCCGACGACGAAGAGGTCAAAGGTCTCGCCGAGCTCATCCTCGCCAAGCACCGCAACGGCCAGACCGGGACCGTCGAGATGGTCTTCGTAGGCGACATCACCTCGTTCAAGAACCCCGACCCGCATGGTTTCGACTCCCAGTTTCCTCCCGCCTGAGGCCGATCGCGAAGCAGACTCTTCGCCCCGCGGTCTGTCGGGAGCGCTGCGGCCTGCCTGGGTCGAGGTCGATCTCGACGCCCTGGTGGGCAACTTCGAGCGCCTGCGCCGAACCGTGGCGCCGTCTCGGGTGATGGCCGTGCTCAAGGCCGACGCCTATGGCCACGGGGCTCCCTTCGCCGCCCGCGCCCTCGCCCGGGCGGGGGTCGATTGGATCGCCGTCGCCCTCCTCGAGGAAGGCGCCGAGCTGCGCCGAGCCGGGGTCGAGCAGCCGATCCTGGTGCTCGGCACGGCGCAGCGGCCCCAGCTACCGCTCTATCGCCGCTACAGCCTGACGCCGACCCTCTCGAGCCTCGACCAGATCGACCTGTGGAGGGCCTTCGGAGAAGAGGTTCGCCGCCGCCAGCCGGTGCACCTCAAGGTAGACACCGGCATGAACCGCCTGGGCGTCGCCACCGACCAGATTCCTCGCGCCCTCGAGCTGCTGCGAAGCGATCGACACCTCGAGCTCAGCGGCTTGATCACCCACTTTGCCGAGGCCGACACTCCGGCGAGCCCGAGCAACGCCGCCCAGCAGAGGCGGTTCGAGGCGGTTCTCGACCAGCTGACGGCGGCGGAGCGGTCGCGCCTGCTGATCCATGCCGCCAACAGCGCCGCCGGCCTCCATCATCCCGCCAGCCGGCACCAGCTGGTGCGCTTCGGCCTCGCCCTCTTCGGCCTCGACCCGGCCGATCGCGAAGCCGCGAGAGGCGCTCCCGGCGATCTCGAACCGGTGATGTCGGTGGTCACCCGCATCGTGCAGCGACGCACCCTCGAGGCGGGCGCCGCGGTCGGTTACGGCGGCCGCTGGCGGGCCGAGCGGCCTTCCGAGATCGCCGTCGTGCCGGTGGGTTACGCGGATGGCTACGCCTGGCGTTTGACGCCGGGGGCCCGCGCCCTGGTCGGTGGCACTTCGGCACCGCTGGTGGGCTCCGTGACCATGGACATGTCGATGATCGACGTCACCGGGCTCGGCGCCGAGGTCGGCGACGAGGTCGTCCTGCTGGGCCGCCGCGGCGACCACGCGATCGACGCCTGGGACCTCGCCGAGTCGGCCGGCACCATTCCCTGGGAAATGCTCTGCCTGCTGGGTTTGCGGATGCCGCGTCGCTACCGTTCCGAGGGACGCATCGAGGAGGTCTCGGCGCGTTTCAGCAGCAGCCGCGGCCAAGGCCTGTGGTGAGCCGCTTTTTCACCGAGGTCGGCCGCCTGTTCTTGATGCTGGGACAGGTGCTGCGCTGGACGCCGCGCCCGCCCTGGGAGGTGCGCGAGCTGCTGCGCCAGATGGTGCGGGTTGGCCTCGACTCGATTCCGGTCGTCCTCCTGACCGCCCTGTTCACCGGCATGGTGCTGGCCCTGCAGACCTTCAACACGCTGCAGCGCTTCAACGCCGAAGGCTTCGTCGGCTCGCTGGTGGCCCTCTCGATGGTGCGCGAGCTGTCGCCGGTGATCGGTGGCCTGATCGTCGCCGGCCGCTGCGGCTCGGCGATGGGCGCCGAGCTCGGCACCATGCGGGTGACGGAGCAGATCGACGCTCTCGAGGTGATGGCGACCAATCCAATTCACTACCTGGTGGTGCCGCGGGTTTGGGCGACGACCCTAACCTTGCCGATGTTGGTGATGATGGGCAACGCCGTGGGGATCTGGGGTGGCTATCTGATCGCGGTGGTCCTGTTGGGCGCCAACCCGGTCACCTACATGGAGAACACCTTCCAGTTCCTCGACCTCAACGACGTCGCCTCGGGGTTGATCAAGGCGGCCGTCTTCGGTCTCCTGATCGCCGTCATCGGCTGCCAGAAGGGCTACTACACGGAAGGCGGCGCCGAAGGCGTCGGGCGCTCGACCACCGAAGCGGTGGTGATGGCCTCGATCGCCATCCTGTTCTCGGACCTAATCCTGACCAAGTTGCTTTTCTAGGCCGTGGAAACCTCCTCCAAGATCCGCCTGCGCGGCGTCCGCAAGGCCTTCGGTCCGAAGGTCGTCCTCGCCGGCCTCGACCTCGACATCCAAGAAGGGGAGTCGCTGGTGGTGATCGGCGGCTCGGGCAGCGGCAAGAGCGTGCTGCTCAAGCACCTGATCGGCTTGATGGCGCCCGATTCCGGCAGCGTCGAGGTCGACGGCGTCGATCTCGCCAGCCTCTCCAGCGCCGAGCTGACGCACTTTCGCCGGCGCTACGGCATGGCCTTCCAGGAGGGCGCCCTGTTCGACTCGATGACGGTCTTCGAGAACGTCGCCTTCCCGCTGCGCCGACGCCGTGAGCTCAGCGTTGCCGAGATCGAGGCCCGGGTCTCCGGTTGCCTCGACGTCGTCCGCCTCGACGGCGTCGACGACAAGATGCCGGGCCAGCTCTCCGGCGGCATGCGCCGGCGCGTCGGCTTCGCCCGCGCCATCGCCCTCGAGCCAGACATTCTGCTCTTCGACGAGCCGACCACCGGTCTCGATCCGATCACCACGGCGCTGATCGACGACGTCATCACCCGCATGCTCGATCGCCTCGGCTCGACCGCCATCACCATCACCCACGACATGACCAGCGCCTTTCGCATCGCCGACCGCATCGGCCTCCTTGCCGGCGGCCGGATCGTCGCCCTGGCGCCGCCGAAGGAATTCCAGGAGCTGCCGGATCCGCGGGTTCAGCAGTTCATTCACGGCAAGGCGGAAGGCCCCCTCGCCTGAGCACCCAGGAGAACCCGATGACCCAGGCCATCAAAGTCGGAATCTTCGCCACCGTGGCGCTCCTCGTGTTGATGTATTTCGTGATTCGCATCGAGGACCTCAATCCCTTCGCGCCGGATCAGCAGGTGGTCGAAGCGGTGTTCGATACGGTCGCCGGTCTCGACGACAAGGCGCCGGTGCGCATCGCCGGCGTGCGGGTCGGCCGGGTCGACGGGATCCGCCTCGAGGGCCGTCGGGCTCGGGTCCGCCTTCTGCTCGAGCAGCCGGTGCCGCTGACTGCTGGGAGCGAGGCCCACATCTCGAACCTCGGGCTCCTCGGCGACAAGTACATCGAGCTGATGCTCGGCCCCGAGGGCGCGCCGGAGCTGGCGGCGGGGGAGCCCCTGGTCGGGGTGACGCCGCCGTCCTTCGACGACGCCATGGCGAAGCTCGGCGACATCGGCGACTCGATCCAGAACGTTACCGATTCCCTCGCCGACCCGGCCGGCGGCGGCTCCCTGGCGCGGCTCCTCGACAACCTCGAGGCCACCACCGCCGAGATCCGCTCGCTGGTGGCCGACAACCGCCAGCAGCTTTCCGGTACGATCCGCAACTTCGAGAGCGCCAGCGGTACCCTCGCCAGCGAGCTGCCGGTGCTGGCGGAGAAGATCGCCACCCTGGTCGACTCCCTGACCTCGGTGGTGTCCGAGAATCGCGATCAGCTCGCCGGCAGCCTGGGAAATATCGAGACCCTCTCCGCCAGCCTGCAGACTTCGGCCGAGAACCTCAACACCATCACCGATCGCCTGGCCCGCGGCGAGGGCACCCTCGGCAAGCTCCTCACCAGCGACGAGATGCACGACGAGATCGTCGACACCCTGGGCTCCATCGAGGGCGGCGTCGACACCCTGTCGGACACCCTCGGCCGAGTCGGCGATCTCAAGCTCGATCTCGAGCTCGGCGGCTTCTACCTGCAGGATGCGGAGGAGTACCAGGGCTCCCTCGCCCTGCAGCTCGATCCCGGCCGCGGCAGCAATCGGCTGTACAAGATCGCCCTCGTCGAGAACGCCGTCGGAGACGAGTTCTTGAAGACCCAGCGGGTCACCGAAACCCTCCCCGACGGCAGCACCGAGGTGCGCACCATCGAGACCTTGACCACCGAGGACGAGGCCGTTTTCTCGGCCCTGCTAGGGGTTCGCCTGCGCAACGAATCGCGCCTCTGGGCCGGCCTCATCGAAGACAACTTCGGCGTCGCCATCGAGTATCCCGTCCCCACCCTCGACCGCCGCCTGTGGCTCGACCTCGAAGCCTTCGACTTCGACCGCGAGGGCGATCGCGACCCCCACCTGCGGCTCACCACGCGCTACTTCGTCAACCGCAACGTCTACCTGATGGGGGGCTACGACGATCCCCTCGAAAGCGACCGCGACTCCTTCTTCTTCGGCGGCGGCATCCGCTGGAACGACGACAACCTGAAGTACCTCCTCGGCTCCGTCCCGACCGGCGGCTTCTAGTCCGCCCTTCTCACGAGGTTTCCTCGCGAGAGGGCGTAGGTTCTTGAAGATGCAAGGCATCCGTCGCTGCCACGACGCCGCCGTACTCGACGTGCTGAGGAGAGCAGGCGACGGATAACGCAGCAGAATCGGGGACCTACGGACGCGCAGCGGAAAGATGGTGAGAAGGGCGGGCTAGCCTCGATAAAGGGCGCGGAAGGCCGAGGGGGTGGTGCCGATCAGCCGCTTGAAGAACTTCACGAAGTTGGTCGCTTCGGAAAACCCCAGTCGCAGCGCGATGGTCTCGACGGCGAGGTCCGTGTGCACCAGCAGGCGCTGGCCTTCGAGGGCGACGCGGCGGTCGATGTGGGCCTTGGCGCCGATTCCCACTATCCGCCGGCACCAGCGCGACAGGGTCTTTTCGGAATAGCCCAGGGTGCGGGCATACCAGGCCAGGTCGCGGTGGTGGGTGAGCTGCTCTTCGAGCAGACTTTCGAAGGCCTCGAATGGCTCGCTCACCGGGAGACCCTGACGATCGAGCTGCCGCCGGACGGCGCCCTCGCAGAGCTCCAAGAGGGCCGGCAGGAGTCGCCACACGACGCGGTCCGGGGCCGCGCTCAGCTCGCGAACCTGAAGGTCGAGCATCAGATCCACCAGCTTCCGGAGGGCGTCGAAGTCTTCCGGCGTCGGGACGATTCGTGCCGGCCAGCGGCGCGGTGGCGCCTCGGCACCGCAGACTTCGGGCTGGAAGAGGGCGACGAAGCCGGCCAGGTCATGCTCGCCATCGAAGCGCTGCACCTGACCCGGAGCGACGTGCACCAGGGCGCCCGCCTCGACCGGGTGCTGATCGAAATCCACCATGTGCCAGCCGGCACCGCCGGTGATCACCAACAGGAGGTGGAAACCGGTGCGATGAGCCCGGAAGATCGAGTGATCGAGCGAGCGTCGTCGCAGCTCTTCGAGGATCAGAACCTCGACTCCGAAGGCCGCCCGCTGGCCGCCGTCGAAGGGGACGGCCGGAACGCTTCTAGGGGTCGATTGTCCGTTTTTGACCATCGAACGTCAGCTTACGACCTGGCGAGGTGGCGAGTCCAGGCGTAGCGTTCTCCTGTCGCAGGGGTTGCGACCGACACTCGACAGAAATACTTAAGAGTCCGGGGTGTTCGAAAAGCGCCTCGCACCTTGCCAGGAGACCGACCATGGAACCGAAACAGATCGTCCTCAGCGCCTTCGCCGCCCTCTTTTCCGACTTCGATCCGCAAGCCGCCGAGCAGCATCTGGCACCAGGCTACGTGCAACACAACCCGGCGGTG from the Acidobacteriota bacterium genome contains:
- a CDS encoding S46 family peptidase encodes the protein MAARFLLLTVLLALLGAPLWGVGGKWTPEQILDHDPGWLRKLGLILPPEDLWSAQGGGLLEAIVQINGCSSGFVSDDGLLITNHHCVFSLLQEHSTAQRDLITDGFLAADRSSELPGTGARATVPHRFVDVTAEVEAALAGIDDDAARFRAAESKRQELVSTCETKPSRRCRVATYDDGVQYVLIESLELPDVRLVYAPPRWVGEFGGETDNWSWPRHAGDFALLRVYADGDNQPAVQRAENQPYRPKRSLRIARQPLAAGSFVMVAGYPGQTHRSLVAGEMAILAELFYPRRAELYRGWIDIMQAQAAADPKAAILLADRVKSLENRQKNARGQIAGLERGALLANKRAFEKEALAAADEAARAAYDALTEGAESHRRHGWEQEFLVTELRRRVLPLALALDITRGSIEAAKADVDRDPRYQERNRARRLAFQERSQKRLHQPTEILMMADLLGRLRQHGAELTILERWLPAGASPQAVAEELLAGSQIWDSTNRRALFETPVAELRRQSADEPLLAFTFDLVQDLEKLEAAADARAGAALRWRPTWRRFLARHLGQPIDPDANGTLRVSLAEIKGFRPRDGVWMEPFTRVKGIVEKHTGVEPFGAPQSILDAAAAAPESRWASKNLRDVPVGFLATGDTTGGSSGSPVLNGRGELVGVNFDRVWENVANDFGYNPEIARNVSADVRYLLWNLEILDSDPARALIEELGVGEEAPEDPARAVLEAFGVSPGSGP
- the dnaB gene encoding replicative DNA helicase: MLDTLQAPKSLPHSEESERAVLAAVLIDPRILPTISGRLRSEDFYYERNQVIYQAMVDLQNEGVDVDQRTLQATLEQRAEFERVGGVAYLASLDLDLPDLGRIETYVEIVKERSVRRRLIEASGEIIRDCLDGGLVAQEALGKAEQAVLGLGEEAIQKGFASIGEIFHQTLEDLEERPGATLIGVPTGFTKLDEITHGLNRGNLIIIAGRPGMGKTSFALNIAQNVALREKRGVAVFSLEMSQQELALRVLCSEADVPFFKIRTGHLSQNEWGRIIQTVRKTTAAPLYIDDSPNPSLLEIASKSRRLKAEKGLDLVILDYLQLMQAGGKYENRNLEIAAISRGMKQLAKELDIPVIALSQLSRQPERRGGDHRPQLADLRESGSIEQDADIVAFVYRDEIYNPDDEEVKGLAELILAKHRNGQTGTVEMVFVGDITSFKNPDPHGFDSQFPPA
- the alr gene encoding alanine racemase; the protein is MVSTPSFLPPEADREADSSPRGLSGALRPAWVEVDLDALVGNFERLRRTVAPSRVMAVLKADAYGHGAPFAARALARAGVDWIAVALLEEGAELRRAGVEQPILVLGTAQRPQLPLYRRYSLTPTLSSLDQIDLWRAFGEEVRRRQPVHLKVDTGMNRLGVATDQIPRALELLRSDRHLELSGLITHFAEADTPASPSNAAQQRRFEAVLDQLTAAERSRLLIHAANSAAGLHHPASRHQLVRFGLALFGLDPADREAARGAPGDLEPVMSVVTRIVQRRTLEAGAAVGYGGRWRAERPSEIAVVPVGYADGYAWRLTPGARALVGGTSAPLVGSVTMDMSMIDVTGLGAEVGDEVVLLGRRGDHAIDAWDLAESAGTIPWEMLCLLGLRMPRRYRSEGRIEEVSARFSSSRGQGLW
- a CDS encoding ABC transporter permease — translated: MSRFFTEVGRLFLMLGQVLRWTPRPPWEVRELLRQMVRVGLDSIPVVLLTALFTGMVLALQTFNTLQRFNAEGFVGSLVALSMVRELSPVIGGLIVAGRCGSAMGAELGTMRVTEQIDALEVMATNPIHYLVVPRVWATTLTLPMLVMMGNAVGIWGGYLIAVVLLGANPVTYMENTFQFLDLNDVASGLIKAAVFGLLIAVIGCQKGYYTEGGAEGVGRSTTEAVVMASIAILFSDLILTKLLF
- a CDS encoding ABC transporter ATP-binding protein, whose amino-acid sequence is METSSKIRLRGVRKAFGPKVVLAGLDLDIQEGESLVVIGGSGSGKSVLLKHLIGLMAPDSGSVEVDGVDLASLSSAELTHFRRRYGMAFQEGALFDSMTVFENVAFPLRRRRELSVAEIEARVSGCLDVVRLDGVDDKMPGQLSGGMRRRVGFARAIALEPDILLFDEPTTGLDPITTALIDDVITRMLDRLGSTAITITHDMTSAFRIADRIGLLAGGRIVALAPPKEFQELPDPRVQQFIHGKAEGPLA
- a CDS encoding MlaD family protein, which codes for MTQAIKVGIFATVALLVLMYFVIRIEDLNPFAPDQQVVEAVFDTVAGLDDKAPVRIAGVRVGRVDGIRLEGRRARVRLLLEQPVPLTAGSEAHISNLGLLGDKYIELMLGPEGAPELAAGEPLVGVTPPSFDDAMAKLGDIGDSIQNVTDSLADPAGGGSLARLLDNLEATTAEIRSLVADNRQQLSGTIRNFESASGTLASELPVLAEKIATLVDSLTSVVSENRDQLAGSLGNIETLSASLQTSAENLNTITDRLARGEGTLGKLLTSDEMHDEIVDTLGSIEGGVDTLSDTLGRVGDLKLDLELGGFYLQDAEEYQGSLALQLDPGRGSNRLYKIALVENAVGDEFLKTQRVTETLPDGSTEVRTIETLTTEDEAVFSALLGVRLRNESRLWAGLIEDNFGVAIEYPVPTLDRRLWLDLEAFDFDREGDRDPHLRLTTRYFVNRNVYLMGGYDDPLESDRDSFFFGGGIRWNDDNLKYLLGSVPTGGF
- a CDS encoding AraC family transcriptional regulator; this encodes MVKNGQSTPRSVPAVPFDGGQRAAFGVEVLILEELRRRSLDHSIFRAHRTGFHLLLVITGGAGWHMVDFDQHPVEAGALVHVAPGQVQRFDGEHDLAGFVALFQPEVCGAEAPPRRWPARIVPTPEDFDALRKLVDLMLDLQVRELSAAPDRVVWRLLPALLELCEGAVRRQLDRQGLPVSEPFEAFESLLEEQLTHHRDLAWYARTLGYSEKTLSRWCRRIVGIGAKAHIDRRVALEGQRLLVHTDLAVETIALRLGFSEATNFVKFFKRLIGTTPSAFRALYRG